One Mesorhizobium loti genomic window carries:
- a CDS encoding dipeptide/oligopeptide ABC transporter substrate-binding protein, whose protein sequence is MIITRREIIKAGLAAGTAMSIPSVLRAQTAPTAARTVRMVMGDLSVFDPVVTTASVTFNHCLAIYDTLFGADSKFMPQPQMVSKWNVSDDKKTYTFELRDGLGWHDGSPVTAADCVASIRRWGQVAPGGQLLMARARDISKKDDKTFTIALQEPLGILLDLLGFQGPFIMREKDANLSPTEQVTANIGSGPFKFNQALAKPGASFTYDRSDKYVPRNEPADGLAGGKVAKVDRVIWENIGNQQTALAALQAGEIDFVGTPPVDLFPVIESDPHLELQVLDKTGQDMFLRINCLQKPFDNVKARQALLHLVDQEAIMRAAFGDPKYFRSVTSMFGNETPASNDENTGWHKTGGDPGTARQLFKEAGYAGEKVVILDPTDWREADNASQILVAALQKIGINAELAPSDWGGLVARRANKGPVEDGGWSLFMSSEAEWIRGNVVTAVTLSMNGEKGWFGWPQNDEYETLRVKWADVETLEERKALARKMQRIWWDYVPEVLLGQYVTPIARRQTLTDLISMPELIPIWNMQKA, encoded by the coding sequence ATGATAATCACTCGACGCGAAATCATAAAGGCGGGTTTGGCCGCCGGTACGGCTATGTCGATCCCATCGGTCCTGCGGGCGCAGACCGCGCCAACCGCAGCGCGGACGGTCCGGATGGTCATGGGTGACCTCAGTGTGTTCGATCCGGTCGTTACGACGGCTAGCGTCACCTTCAACCATTGCTTAGCGATTTACGACACGTTGTTCGGCGCTGATTCCAAGTTTATGCCGCAGCCGCAGATGGTGAGCAAGTGGAACGTTTCCGACGACAAGAAGACCTACACGTTCGAGCTCAGAGATGGCTTGGGCTGGCACGACGGCTCCCCCGTCACCGCGGCGGACTGTGTGGCCTCAATCCGTCGGTGGGGCCAGGTGGCTCCCGGCGGGCAATTGCTCATGGCGCGGGCCAGGGATATCTCGAAAAAGGACGACAAGACCTTCACGATCGCGCTTCAGGAACCGCTGGGGATTCTACTCGACCTCCTGGGTTTCCAAGGCCCATTCATCATGCGCGAGAAAGACGCGAACCTTTCCCCCACGGAGCAGGTGACTGCGAACATCGGATCGGGGCCCTTTAAGTTCAATCAGGCTCTTGCGAAGCCGGGCGCCAGCTTTACCTACGATCGCAGTGACAAATACGTGCCACGTAACGAACCTGCCGACGGATTGGCCGGCGGGAAGGTCGCGAAGGTCGATCGCGTCATCTGGGAGAATATTGGCAATCAGCAGACTGCGTTGGCGGCCTTGCAAGCAGGTGAGATTGATTTCGTTGGGACGCCGCCAGTCGATCTTTTCCCGGTGATTGAGAGCGATCCCCACCTTGAACTGCAGGTTCTGGACAAGACGGGCCAAGATATGTTCCTGCGTATAAACTGTCTGCAAAAGCCGTTCGACAACGTCAAGGCGCGCCAAGCGCTGCTGCACCTGGTCGATCAGGAGGCAATTATGCGCGCCGCTTTCGGTGACCCAAAATACTTCCGATCCGTCACTTCGATGTTTGGAAACGAAACGCCAGCGTCCAACGACGAAAATACAGGATGGCACAAGACAGGCGGCGACCCGGGAACGGCCAGGCAACTGTTCAAGGAGGCCGGATATGCCGGCGAGAAGGTCGTCATTCTCGATCCGACTGACTGGCGCGAAGCCGACAATGCCTCGCAGATACTGGTGGCGGCGCTGCAGAAGATTGGAATCAATGCCGAACTTGCGCCGAGCGACTGGGGCGGGCTTGTCGCGCGCCGCGCGAACAAGGGCCCCGTTGAGGACGGCGGCTGGAGCCTCTTCATGTCGTCCGAAGCTGAATGGATCCGCGGCAATGTCGTTACCGCAGTCACCCTATCCATGAATGGCGAAAAAGGTTGGTTCGGCTGGCCGCAGAACGACGAATATGAAACTCTCCGGGTCAAATGGGCAGATGTCGAAACGCTTGAAGAGCGCAAGGCCCTGGCCCGCAAGATGCAGCGGATATGGTGGGACTATGTCCCCGAGGTTCTGTTGGGTCAATATGTCACCCCAATCGCGCGCCGCCAGACCCTCACGGACCTCATCAGCATGCCGGAGCTCATCCCGATATGGAATATGCAGAAGGCCTGA
- a CDS encoding ABC-type dipeptide/oligopeptide/nickel transport system, permease component: MAAYILRRMVSTIAVMAMVGVFVFLLLRLAPGDPAAMIAGRLATAEMIAGIREKMGLNDPVPVQFIRWVRDMLGGDFGTSIFAGRPVLELISQRLEPTLSLSILTMILSVMVGVSFGILASWRTGGLVDRFLAAFSALGYSVPVFVIGYFLIYFFAIRPHWLPVQGYAPIDGGLGPWFVHLILPTVALGIGYIAFIARVTRASMLEVLSEDYMRTAAAKGASSYAILFHHALRNAGVPILTVIGISFAYLIGGVVLTETVFNIPGIGRLVVDAINNRDYPIIQSVLILTSGLYVLINLTVDLAYTLIDPRIRY, from the coding sequence ATGGCCGCCTATATCCTTCGCAGAATGGTGTCGACCATCGCCGTTATGGCGATGGTCGGGGTATTCGTTTTCCTGCTTCTAAGGCTGGCGCCGGGCGACCCGGCGGCAATGATCGCCGGTAGGTTGGCCACGGCGGAGATGATCGCCGGCATCCGCGAAAAGATGGGCCTGAATGATCCTGTGCCGGTTCAGTTCATACGTTGGGTGCGCGACATGCTCGGTGGAGATTTCGGGACCTCGATCTTTGCCGGGCGACCGGTTCTCGAGTTGATCTCGCAGCGGCTTGAACCGACCCTTTCGCTGTCAATCCTGACGATGATCCTTTCGGTCATGGTCGGAGTCTCTTTCGGCATCCTTGCCTCGTGGCGAACGGGCGGGCTCGTCGACCGCTTCCTCGCGGCCTTTTCGGCACTTGGTTATTCCGTCCCGGTCTTTGTCATCGGCTATTTTCTCATATACTTCTTCGCGATCAGGCCACACTGGCTACCGGTCCAGGGATATGCGCCGATCGATGGTGGCCTCGGGCCTTGGTTTGTACACCTGATCCTGCCCACCGTGGCATTAGGCATTGGCTACATTGCATTCATCGCCCGGGTTACGCGGGCCAGCATGCTTGAGGTTCTGTCGGAAGACTATATGCGAACGGCCGCCGCCAAGGGCGCTTCGTCCTATGCCATCCTCTTCCACCATGCCTTGAGGAATGCCGGCGTCCCGATCCTGACCGTCATCGGCATAAGCTTCGCCTATCTGATCGGCGGAGTCGTCCTCACGGAAACGGTGTTCAACATACCCGGTATCGGTCGTCTGGTCGTCGATGCGATCAACAACCGAGACTACCCCATCATTCAGAGTGTGCTCATCCTGACTTCGGGTCTGTATGTCCTAATCAACCTCACAGTCGATCTGGCTTACACCTTAATCGATCCCCGTATCCGGTACTGA